The following coding sequences lie in one uncultured Mailhella sp. genomic window:
- a CDS encoding TIGR00730 family Rossman fold protein, with translation MSASSQQYIIDTLSAQESWRLFRILAEIVDGFEDLSGLPPCVSIFGSARPGEDSPVYEETRRVAKTLGEAGYGIITGGGPGLMAAGNRGAFEAGAPSVGLHIHLPMEQEPNKYLTVRSDYRYFFIRKLMFVKYSIAYVVMPGGMGTIDELSEAFVLAQTHRIKPFPIILYSHAFWDGLLEWIRGRMIKDGYLREEELDLVTVCDTPEEVLATIRRRVVL, from the coding sequence ATGAGCGCATCGTCGCAGCAATATATTATTGATACGCTGTCCGCGCAGGAATCCTGGCGGCTTTTCCGCATTCTCGCCGAAATCGTGGACGGTTTTGAAGACCTGAGCGGGCTGCCGCCCTGCGTGTCCATTTTCGGCTCGGCGCGCCCCGGCGAAGATTCCCCCGTGTACGAGGAAACCCGTCGCGTGGCAAAGACGCTCGGCGAAGCGGGCTACGGCATCATCACGGGCGGCGGCCCCGGACTCATGGCCGCAGGCAACCGCGGAGCCTTCGAAGCCGGCGCGCCTTCCGTGGGACTGCACATCCACCTGCCCATGGAACAGGAGCCCAACAAGTACCTGACCGTGCGCAGCGATTATCGGTATTTTTTCATCCGCAAGCTGATGTTCGTGAAGTACTCCATTGCCTACGTGGTCATGCCCGGCGGCATGGGCACCATCGACGAGCTTTCCGAAGCCTTTGTGCTGGCGCAGACGCACCGCATCAAGCCGTTCCCCATCATTCTGTACAGCCATGCCTTCTGGGACGGCCTGCTGGAATGGATTCGCGGCCGCATGATTAAAGACGGCTACCTGCGCGAGGAGGAACTCGATCTCGTCACCGTGTGCGACACGCCTGAAGAAGTGCTTGCCACCATCCGCCGCCGCGTGGTGCTCTAG
- a CDS encoding nucleoside deaminase, with protein sequence MDLCNICPEEDRWRAFASWGPEPSPPAGTSWRALMLRALRLAGRAARLGEVPVGALVVDAEGNVLSCAHNETESLRDPTAHAEVLALRRAAAAAGNHRLGGSVLVVTLEPCLMCTGALREARVSGVVFGASDARAGAVCSCLEGLDYARTGSAPWSYGGVEAEACARLLRAFFRARR encoded by the coding sequence ATGGATCTTTGCAACATCTGCCCGGAAGAGGACCGCTGGCGGGCCTTCGCCTCGTGGGGCCCGGAACCTTCGCCGCCGGCAGGCACAAGCTGGCGCGCGCTCATGCTGCGGGCGCTGCGTCTCGCGGGCCGGGCGGCCAGACTCGGCGAGGTTCCCGTGGGGGCCCTCGTCGTGGATGCCGAAGGCAATGTGCTCTCCTGCGCGCACAACGAAACCGAATCCCTGCGCGATCCCACGGCGCACGCCGAAGTGCTCGCCCTGCGCCGGGCCGCCGCAGCCGCAGGCAATCACCGCCTCGGCGGAAGCGTTCTCGTCGTCACGCTGGAACCCTGCCTCATGTGTACGGGGGCCCTGCGCGAGGCGCGCGTGTCCGGCGTGGTGTTCGGCGCGTCCGACGCCCGGGCCGGGGCCGTGTGCTCCTGCCTCGAAGGCCTCGACTACGCCCGTACCGGCTCCGCGCCCTGGAGCTACGGCGGCGTCGAAGCCGAAGCCTGTGCAAGACTGCTCAGGGCCTTCTTCCGCGCAAGACGCTGA
- a CDS encoding class I SAM-dependent methyltransferase — protein sequence MAECRRRFLSEARQKVLHQLISGWKRRGSSLLQVGLNAGFSPEFFWEAGFDVTALDRSPACLSAARAQTGDRVEYVCGSAERLPFDDGFFDYAVLVHHGLSPTPSGEAVLREALRVAARGIIIMEWNRFSLAGVPKSALEHWESPAATDDDACAVCGAPPRGSKPWDLYAMVRRACPGRCVSLVSALPLWEASWPDGSSGLLASLRHAASPLNLAPLPHPFGALLGMKVDWAPVPLTPIGMLKSAAASLCAPPKPSREQVMGRNPLP from the coding sequence ATGGCCGAATGTCGACGCCGTTTCCTTTCCGAAGCCCGTCAAAAGGTGCTTCACCAGCTCATTTCCGGATGGAAGCGCCGCGGCTCCTCCCTGCTTCAGGTGGGGCTCAACGCCGGCTTTTCCCCGGAATTCTTCTGGGAGGCGGGATTCGACGTGACCGCCCTCGACCGTTCCCCCGCCTGCCTTTCCGCCGCCAGGGCGCAAACCGGCGACCGCGTGGAATACGTGTGCGGCAGCGCTGAACGCCTGCCCTTCGACGACGGCTTCTTCGACTACGCCGTGCTCGTTCACCACGGCCTCTCCCCCACCCCCTCAGGAGAAGCCGTGCTCCGCGAAGCCCTGCGCGTCGCCGCCCGCGGCATCATCATCATGGAGTGGAACCGCTTCTCCCTCGCCGGCGTTCCGAAAAGCGCCCTCGAACACTGGGAATCCCCCGCTGCCACGGACGACGACGCCTGCGCCGTCTGCGGCGCCCCCCCCAGAGGCTCCAAACCCTGGGACCTCTACGCCATGGTCCGCCGCGCCTGCCCCGGCCGCTGCGTCAGCCTCGTCTCCGCCCTCCCCCTCTGGGAAGCCTCCTGGCCCGACGGCTCCTCCGGCCTGCTCGCCTCGCTCCGACACGCCGCATCACCCCTCAACCTCGCTCCCCTCCCCCACCCCTTCGGAGCCCTCCTCGGCATGAAGGTCGACTGGGCCCCCGTCCCCCTCACTCCCATCGGCATGCTCAAATCCGCCGCCGCCTCCCTCTGCGCTCCCCCCAAACCCTCCCGTGAACAGGTCATGGGCCGCAACCCCCTGCCGTGA